From a single Collibacillus ludicampi genomic region:
- a CDS encoding thioredoxin family protein, whose protein sequence is MRSVISNVSKQVQEVNFFYVDLDDSPELGVLFRVLSVPTMILVNNGKEIKRHIGDASEKEVKEWVFSSI, encoded by the coding sequence ATGAGATCGGTGATCTCAAACGTTTCGAAACAAGTGCAAGAGGTAAACTTTTTTTATGTGGATTTGGACGATTCTCCTGAACTCGGTGTCCTCTTTCGAGTGTTGAGTGTCCCCACGATGATTCTTGTCAACAACGGCAAGGAGATCAAACGTCATATCGGAGATGCTTCAGAGAAAGAAGTGAAGGAGTGGGTATTTTCTTCGATATGA
- a CDS encoding inorganic phosphate transporter: MTLIVIIVIFALIFDFINGFHDTANAIATSVSTKALPPRFAVFYAAVLNLVGALTSTAVAKSIGGKIADPLHIQNGPIIVIAALISAIAWGLITWYYGIPSSSSHALIGSLAGAVIASSGMNALNWSGFTQIIEALVISPVLALLVGYVIMWILKLTVRNVSPHRVNKWFRFFQIFSAGLQSFSHGGNDAQKTMGIIVFALVAGKFQTDLSVPLSVKLAAAVSMGLGTSVGGWRIIKTVGSKIIKLEPINGFASDLTSSVVIQSATALGMPVSTTHVISSSIMGTGAAKRFRAVKWGVAGRIVLTWVITLPITGLLAGFCYKCISLFL; encoded by the coding sequence ATGACACTGATCGTCATTATTGTCATCTTCGCTTTGATTTTTGACTTTATCAACGGTTTTCATGATACGGCCAATGCGATCGCTACGTCTGTCTCAACAAAAGCGTTACCTCCACGGTTCGCTGTTTTTTACGCAGCTGTCCTCAACCTTGTCGGTGCCCTTACATCCACGGCAGTCGCGAAATCGATCGGTGGAAAAATAGCCGATCCTTTGCATATTCAAAATGGGCCGATCATCGTCATAGCGGCTCTCATTTCAGCCATCGCCTGGGGACTTATCACCTGGTATTATGGTATTCCTTCATCCTCTTCTCATGCGCTGATCGGCTCATTGGCTGGGGCGGTCATCGCATCATCCGGTATGAATGCTCTGAACTGGAGCGGCTTTACCCAAATCATCGAGGCATTGGTTATTTCTCCAGTTTTAGCGCTTCTCGTCGGTTATGTGATTATGTGGATTTTAAAACTTACAGTGAGAAACGTATCACCCCATCGTGTAAATAAATGGTTTCGTTTCTTTCAAATCTTTTCTGCCGGTTTACAATCATTTTCACATGGTGGGAATGATGCGCAAAAGACGATGGGGATCATTGTCTTCGCGTTGGTTGCCGGAAAATTTCAGACCGATTTGTCGGTTCCCTTATCGGTTAAACTGGCTGCCGCAGTCTCCATGGGCCTCGGAACATCGGTAGGCGGTTGGAGGATCATTAAAACAGTAGGTTCGAAGATCATTAAATTGGAGCCAATCAACGGGTTTGCTTCCGACCTCACATCCTCCGTTGTCATTCAATCAGCTACCGCACTGGGCATGCCGGTTTCAACAACCCACGTCATTTCTTCTTCGATCATGGGTACTGGAGCAGCCAAGCGTTTTCGTGCTGTCAAATGGGGAGTGGCAGGACGAATCGTGCTCACGTGGGTGATCACACTTCCCATCACCGGTCTGCTCGCAGGATTCTGTTACAAATGTATTAGTTTATTTCTATGA
- a CDS encoding DMT family transporter: MMMLAGMFIGFQSPINAALSKRVGIFESALVSFTIGMSVLLLLVLLSGKGNLREIIHAPLWEWTGGLLGAMYVTAIIVAVPRIGVSTAMIAAIAGQLLIGMIIDHFGWFGLPVREIDWRRIIAVLMMMAAVWMIFGGERPEKKQIKGEANHAPHVYNDAQGE; the protein is encoded by the coding sequence ATGATGATGCTTGCGGGAATGTTTATCGGTTTTCAATCTCCCATCAATGCCGCTTTGTCGAAACGAGTGGGTATTTTCGAATCGGCACTCGTATCCTTTACCATCGGGATGTCGGTGCTATTGCTTCTGGTTTTACTCAGCGGTAAAGGGAACCTGCGTGAAATCATACATGCCCCTTTGTGGGAATGGACGGGAGGTTTATTAGGGGCGATGTACGTGACAGCGATCATCGTGGCTGTACCGCGAATCGGTGTGAGTACAGCGATGATCGCTGCGATTGCGGGACAACTCTTGATCGGTATGATCATCGACCATTTCGGCTGGTTCGGTTTGCCTGTTCGAGAGATCGACTGGCGCAGGATCATCGCGGTTCTCATGATGATGGCAGCTGTATGGATGATCTTTGGCGGGGAGAGACCAGAGAAGAAACAGATAAAAGGGGAAGCGAATCATGCACCGCATGTATACAATGATGCACAGGGAGAATGA
- the ytaF gene encoding sporulation membrane protein YtaF, whose translation MKTSMLSTILLIGIASNLDNGGVGIAYGVRKISIPFWANLVIALISCLCTALAGYFGRYIARFFSPIVGNILGTIVLVSVGLWVLWQPFRKKNDAENNMVTKILQNPEKADWDGSKSIGFWESVVLGVALAMNALAGGFDAGVTGLNIIFTALSVGVFSLIFLGGAAYLGKRYVAQKLGDRATIVAGILLILIGFHQML comes from the coding sequence GTGAAAACAAGTATGCTTTCGACGATCCTCCTGATCGGGATCGCGTCCAATCTGGATAATGGAGGGGTGGGAATCGCCTACGGGGTTCGTAAAATATCGATCCCTTTTTGGGCGAATCTTGTGATCGCTCTCATTTCCTGTCTCTGTACAGCTCTGGCCGGTTATTTCGGGCGGTATATCGCTCGTTTTTTTTCTCCAATTGTAGGAAACATCCTTGGAACGATCGTCCTTGTATCGGTGGGGTTGTGGGTTCTTTGGCAGCCGTTTCGCAAAAAGAACGATGCAGAAAATAATATGGTAACAAAAATCCTTCAGAATCCGGAAAAAGCCGATTGGGACGGTTCCAAGAGCATAGGGTTCTGGGAGTCGGTCGTCTTAGGAGTCGCGCTAGCCATGAATGCGCTCGCCGGAGGATTCGATGCCGGAGTAACGGGTCTAAACATAATATTTACAGCGCTGAGCGTAGGTGTATTCAGCCTTATTTTTCTGGGAGGGGCAGCTTATCTGGGAAAAAGGTATGTTGCGCAAAAACTAGGGGACCGCGCCACGATCGTTGCGGGCATACTCTTAATTCTTATCGGGTTTCATCAAATGTTGTGA
- a CDS encoding RluA family pseudouridine synthase, translating into MQSNIKKWLTYVVPSDMAGKTVQEILTGPLSISRRMIQKLTRTKGILYNDKPTFLKRPVKEGHVIKVATSVEEHLSIAPEPVAFDIVFEDEELLIVNKPPGVNVHPVRPDQKETLAAGIAYHWLKKGETAKVRFVHRLDRDTSGLLVVAKSMYAHQQLDRQLRERSLKREYLALVEGQMAKLTGTFTYPIGRAKNHATKRMVRPDGEPAITHYHVRETFAHASLVELSLETGRTHQIRVHLAHAGHPVIGDRLYGSPSPLIQRQALHAFRLTLQHPGTKEELTFTADLPDDMKNAVAQFREQR; encoded by the coding sequence ATGCAATCAAATATAAAAAAATGGTTAACCTACGTCGTCCCGTCCGACATGGCAGGAAAAACGGTTCAGGAGATCTTGACAGGACCTTTGTCGATCTCCAGACGAATGATCCAAAAATTAACGCGAACCAAAGGAATCCTCTATAATGACAAACCGACTTTTCTCAAACGTCCGGTCAAAGAAGGCCATGTGATCAAAGTAGCCACATCAGTAGAGGAACATCTCAGCATTGCTCCGGAACCGGTCGCATTTGACATCGTATTTGAAGATGAAGAATTGCTGATTGTAAACAAACCGCCGGGAGTCAACGTCCATCCTGTCCGTCCTGATCAAAAAGAAACGTTGGCCGCAGGTATCGCTTATCATTGGTTGAAAAAAGGGGAAACAGCCAAAGTCAGATTCGTGCACCGATTGGATCGTGACACCTCAGGCCTCCTGGTGGTAGCCAAATCGATGTATGCACATCAACAACTTGATCGCCAGTTGAGGGAAAGATCTTTAAAAAGAGAATATCTTGCTCTTGTAGAAGGCCAGATGGCAAAACTCACGGGAACTTTTACATATCCGATTGGACGCGCGAAGAATCATGCTACCAAACGAATGGTTCGTCCGGATGGAGAACCTGCGATCACGCATTATCATGTTCGGGAAACATTTGCGCATGCAAGTCTAGTCGAGCTCTCGCTGGAAACAGGACGCACGCATCAAATCCGAGTTCATTTGGCACATGCAGGCCATCCGGTCATCGGTGACAGACTGTACGGTTCCCCATCCCCTTTGATACAAAGACAAGCCCTACATGCGTTCCGCTTGACGCTTCAACACCCGGGGACGAAAGAAGAATTAACGTTTACCGCCGATTTGCCGGATGATATGAAGAACGCGGTCGCTCAATTTCGTGAACAAAGATAA
- a CDS encoding polysaccharide deacetylase family protein, protein MFDSLHRNSYLYRWNASFVPAYVSPFSFHSTPPYSPLDPYQDVTYQEWMRQQVPPHAHGPERHEERHPHLVHVDWASRFPNEVILHGPPRREVAFTFDDGPDDIWTPRILDVLKQYDVKATFMCVGRRIQQHPQVLLRMIREGHIVGNHTWNHPNLTKITLAEARLQIIRTSDEINRIAGVRPRLFRPPYGALNADVIRELITLDYKIIFWNVDSLDWAKLTAPQVAANILAHTRPGSIILQHSAGGVGESLEDTVQAIPYVVETLRQGGYRIVTVPQMLNISAYH, encoded by the coding sequence ATGTTCGATTCTCTCCACCGGAATTCTTACTTATATAGATGGAACGCATCCTTTGTCCCTGCATATGTTTCCCCATTCTCCTTCCATTCGACACCTCCTTATTCTCCATTGGATCCTTACCAAGACGTTACCTATCAAGAGTGGATGAGACAACAGGTCCCACCGCATGCACATGGACCTGAACGACATGAAGAAAGACATCCGCATCTCGTTCATGTGGACTGGGCTTCCCGCTTCCCAAACGAGGTCATACTGCACGGGCCGCCTCGCAGAGAAGTTGCATTCACGTTCGATGACGGACCCGACGATATCTGGACTCCTCGTATACTCGATGTACTCAAGCAATACGATGTCAAAGCGACATTCATGTGTGTGGGAAGAAGGATACAGCAACACCCACAGGTGCTTCTACGGATGATCAGGGAAGGGCATATTGTAGGCAATCACACTTGGAACCATCCGAATTTGACCAAAATCACGCTGGCTGAGGCACGATTACAAATCATTCGTACTTCCGATGAGATCAACCGCATAGCTGGTGTTCGACCGCGCTTATTCCGCCCCCCTTATGGAGCACTCAATGCAGATGTTATTCGTGAACTGATCACCTTAGACTACAAAATCATTTTCTGGAACGTGGATAGTCTTGATTGGGCAAAACTTACGGCTCCTCAAGTCGCCGCAAACATCTTGGCACATACAAGGCCGGGTTCCATTATATTGCAGCATAGTGCCGGTGGCGTGGGAGAAAGTTTGGAGGACACGGTGCAGGCGATTCCTTACGTAGTAGAAACACTGCGGCAAGGAGGTTACAGAATTGTGACTGTCCCGCAAATGCTCAACATCTCCGCATATCATTAG
- a CDS encoding DJ-1/PfpI family protein, with protein sequence MPKKVLILTGDAVEALEVYYPYYRLLEEGYRVVIASPTKKVLQTVVHDFEDWETYTEKRGYQLESHASFDQIDPTEFDGLILPGGRAPEYIRLDPNIPRIVGHFFETGKPVGAICHAVQILSALQLPLAGRKMTAYTACRPDVENMGAEYASETLCVDGNLVSGHAWPDLPGFMKEFLKLLQK encoded by the coding sequence ATGCCGAAAAAAGTCCTGATTCTTACAGGGGATGCTGTAGAAGCATTGGAAGTTTACTATCCCTATTATCGTTTGTTGGAGGAAGGGTATCGTGTGGTGATCGCTTCACCGACGAAAAAAGTATTGCAAACGGTCGTTCATGACTTCGAAGATTGGGAAACTTATACGGAGAAGCGTGGCTATCAATTGGAATCACACGCATCATTTGATCAGATCGATCCAACTGAATTTGACGGCCTCATTCTTCCGGGAGGAAGAGCACCTGAGTATATCCGATTAGATCCGAATATCCCTCGCATTGTGGGGCATTTTTTTGAAACAGGGAAACCGGTGGGAGCGATTTGCCATGCCGTTCAGATCTTATCGGCATTACAGCTGCCGCTTGCCGGTCGCAAGATGACCGCATATACGGCTTGCCGTCCCGATGTGGAGAATATGGGAGCCGAATATGCTTCTGAAACTCTATGTGTAGACGGGAACCTGGTATCTGGTCACGCTTGGCCCGACTTGCCCGGTTTTATGAAGGAGTTTCTGAAGCTCTTGCAAAAATAA